A DNA window from Allokutzneria albata contains the following coding sequences:
- a CDS encoding GNAT family N-acetyltransferase: protein MDVVVTEVAARTRFEARVGEALAGHLEYARLGGKILLTHTEVEPAFEGQGVGGELARAALDSARVNGLIVRPLCPFVAGWVRRHPDYVELVDPVDRMRVMAAAKVD, encoded by the coding sequence ATGGATGTCGTGGTCACCGAGGTGGCAGCCCGCACCCGGTTCGAAGCCCGCGTCGGCGAAGCGCTCGCCGGACACCTGGAGTACGCCCGGCTCGGCGGCAAGATCCTGTTGACGCACACCGAGGTCGAGCCCGCGTTCGAGGGTCAGGGCGTCGGTGGCGAGCTGGCCAGGGCGGCGCTGGACTCCGCGCGCGTCAACGGCCTGATCGTCCGTCCACTGTGCCCGTTCGTGGCGGGCTGGGTCCGCCGTCACCCGGACTACGTCGAGCTGGTCGACCCGGTCGACCGCATGCGCGTCATGGCCGCCGCCAAGGTCGACTAG
- the ftsY gene encoding signal recognition particle-docking protein FtsY, which translates to MPAEPSFWTGPLIWISLAVLAVLAIALVVGLVLARRRRVSLTEDRPKDAPPVTGKDTYKTTGGIGFSSGTEEKEKHPVADRTETDGQPGVGDDASVPRDTPRRGIVDVQLPEQQDTEPEPEPAAPVVDEIEPTAGRMERLRGRLSRSRSTLGQSLLGLLGAGDLDEDSWTDIEDTLLMADLGSTTANEVIERLRKEITARGVRTAEEVRGLLREVLVDALHPEMDRSVRALPHDGRPAVVLVVGVNGTGKTTTTGKLSRVLVADGRTVLLGAADTFRAAAAEQLATWGERAGAEVVRGAEGADPAAVAFDAVKRGIEAKVDAVLVDTAGRLHTKTGLMDELGKVKRVVSKQAEVDEVLLVLDATTGQNGLTQARVFSEVVDVTGVVLTKLDGTAKGGIVFQVQRELGVPVKLVGLGEGADDLAPFEPGAFVDALLR; encoded by the coding sequence GTGCCCGCCGAGCCGTCGTTCTGGACCGGGCCGCTGATCTGGATCTCCCTCGCCGTTCTCGCGGTGCTCGCCATCGCGCTGGTCGTCGGACTGGTGCTGGCCAGGCGAAGGCGGGTGAGCCTGACCGAGGACCGTCCCAAGGACGCGCCCCCGGTCACCGGCAAGGACACGTACAAGACAACCGGTGGCATCGGCTTCTCCTCCGGTACCGAGGAGAAGGAGAAGCACCCGGTCGCGGACCGGACCGAGACCGACGGGCAGCCCGGTGTCGGCGACGACGCGTCCGTGCCGAGGGACACCCCGCGCCGCGGCATCGTCGACGTGCAGCTGCCCGAGCAGCAGGACACCGAGCCCGAGCCCGAGCCGGCCGCTCCGGTCGTCGACGAGATCGAGCCGACCGCGGGCCGGATGGAGCGGTTGCGCGGCAGGCTGTCCCGGTCCCGATCGACCCTGGGACAGAGCCTGCTCGGCCTGCTCGGCGCGGGCGACCTCGACGAGGACTCGTGGACCGACATCGAGGACACGCTCCTCATGGCCGACCTCGGCTCGACCACGGCGAACGAGGTCATTGAGCGGCTGCGCAAGGAGATCACCGCGCGCGGTGTCCGCACCGCCGAGGAGGTCCGCGGCCTGCTGCGCGAGGTGCTGGTGGACGCGCTGCACCCGGAGATGGACCGCTCGGTGCGCGCGCTGCCGCACGACGGCCGCCCCGCCGTGGTGCTCGTCGTCGGCGTGAACGGCACCGGCAAGACCACCACCACGGGCAAGCTCAGCCGGGTTCTCGTGGCGGACGGCCGCACCGTGCTGCTCGGCGCGGCGGACACCTTCCGCGCCGCGGCGGCGGAGCAGCTGGCGACCTGGGGTGAGCGCGCGGGTGCAGAGGTCGTGCGCGGGGCCGAGGGCGCGGACCCGGCGGCGGTCGCCTTCGACGCGGTGAAGCGCGGTATCGAGGCCAAGGTAGACGCGGTCCTCGTCGACACCGCGGGCCGCCTGCACACCAAGACCGGCCTGATGGACGAACTGGGCAAGGTCAAGCGCGTGGTGTCCAAGCAGGCCGAGGTGGACGAGGTGCTGCTCGTGCTCGACGCGACGACCGGCCAGAACGGCCTGACCCAGGCGCGGGTGTTCTCCGAGGTCGTCGACGTCACCGGCGTGGTGCTGACCAAGCTCGACGGCACCGCGAAGGGCGGCATCGTCTTCCAGGTGCAGCGCGAGCTGGGCGTGCCGGTGAAGCTCGTCGGCCTCGGCGAAGGCGCCGACGACCTCGCGCCGTTCGAGCCGGGGGCGTTCGTCGACGCGCTGCTGCGCTGA
- a CDS encoding anhydro-N-acetylmuramic acid kinase, whose protein sequence is MKSWRVLGLISGTSMDGIDVAVAEFRLPEDAGSGPVVELLPLGSLEVAYPEPLRGDLVAALPPAECSAERLCVLDTLVGQAFADAARKGIAELGCGEVDLIASLGQTIYHWVEGRTCKGTLQLGQPAWIAEATGAPVVADLRVRDVAAGGHGAPLASLLDALWLAPTDGGVGDVAVALNIGGIANITVVGGTHAPLAYDTGPGNALLDAACRLAADSRIQYDEGGRLAANGSPHPDLLSRLLADPYYAAPPPKSTGKEHFHADYLRTALDGLPEIALPDLLATLVELTAITVADACRGHGATRVVASGGGVRNATLMASLDRHLGAIDLVTSESFGLAADAKEAYLTALLGFLTWHGLPANLPAATGASGPRVLGSITPGRRPLQLPEPAPTPPRRLRVLQLADRTPMPRLG, encoded by the coding sequence GTGAAATCTTGGCGGGTGCTCGGGCTGATCTCCGGCACGTCGATGGACGGCATCGACGTGGCGGTGGCCGAGTTCCGCCTGCCCGAGGACGCGGGGTCGGGCCCGGTGGTCGAGCTGCTGCCGCTGGGCAGCCTCGAGGTCGCCTACCCCGAGCCGCTGCGCGGCGACCTGGTCGCCGCGCTGCCCCCGGCGGAGTGCTCGGCCGAGCGGCTGTGCGTGCTGGACACGCTCGTCGGCCAGGCCTTCGCCGACGCCGCGCGCAAGGGAATCGCGGAACTGGGCTGCGGCGAGGTCGACCTGATCGCCTCGCTCGGCCAGACCATCTACCACTGGGTGGAGGGTCGCACCTGCAAGGGAACGCTCCAGCTCGGTCAGCCCGCGTGGATCGCGGAGGCGACCGGCGCACCGGTGGTCGCCGACCTCCGCGTGCGCGACGTCGCCGCGGGCGGGCACGGCGCGCCGCTGGCGAGCCTGCTGGACGCGCTCTGGCTGGCCCCGACCGACGGTGGCGTCGGGGACGTGGCGGTCGCGCTGAACATCGGCGGGATCGCCAACATCACCGTGGTCGGCGGGACGCATGCCCCGCTGGCTTACGACACAGGTCCGGGTAACGCTCTGCTGGACGCCGCCTGCCGCCTCGCCGCGGACAGCCGGATCCAGTACGACGAGGGGGGTCGGCTCGCCGCCAACGGCTCCCCTCACCCGGACCTGCTGTCCCGCCTGCTGGCCGACCCGTACTACGCGGCGCCGCCGCCGAAGTCGACCGGCAAGGAGCACTTCCACGCCGACTACCTGCGCACCGCTCTGGACGGGCTCCCGGAGATCGCGCTGCCGGACCTGCTGGCCACGCTCGTCGAGCTGACCGCGATCACGGTCGCCGACGCGTGCCGCGGGCACGGCGCCACCCGCGTTGTGGCCTCCGGCGGCGGCGTGCGCAACGCGACCCTGATGGCCTCGCTCGACCGCCACCTCGGTGCGATCGACCTGGTCACCAGCGAGTCCTTCGGCCTCGCGGCGGACGCCAAGGAGGCCTACCTCACCGCGCTGCTGGGCTTCCTCACCTGGCACGGCCTGCCCGCGAACCTGCCGGCCGCGACCGGGGCGAGCGGGCCCCGCGTGCTCGGCTCGATCACGCCGGGCAGGCGCCCGCTGCAGCTGCCGGAGCCCGCGCCGACGCCGCCGAGGCGGTTGCGCGTGCTCCAACTCGCCGACCGGACACCCATGCCGCGGCTCGGCTGA
- a CDS encoding ammonium transporter, producing MNSGDTAWVLISAALVLLMTPGLAFFYGGMVRAKSVLNMLMMSLGSIAVVGVLWVLIGYSTVFGTDVGGGLLGKPFEFFGLEGLLGADSLFGTIPTTAFVAFQAMFAIITVALISGAVADRTRFGPWLLFAAVWSIVVYFPVAHWVFDFDGKDAAGNVVDPGGWIANTLGALDFAGGTAVHINAGAAALALALVLGKRKGWPKEPMKPHNLPLVVLGAGLLWFGWFGFNAGSAVAANGTAGVAFINTLVATAAATLGWLVVERIRDGHATTLGAASGIVAGLVAITPAANSVTPLGSIAVGFIAAVLCALAVPLKYKLGYDDSLDVVGVHLVGGLAGTLLIGLFASKSAPAGIDGLFYGGGFDQLGKQALGAGAVLAYSFVLSLLIGLAIKYTVGFRVSAEAEVTGIDESEHAESAYELVSFGGRGSGRAASVTTQSSPALEESKP from the coding sequence ATGAACTCCGGCGACACCGCCTGGGTGTTGATCAGCGCCGCGTTGGTGCTGCTCATGACACCCGGACTCGCGTTCTTCTACGGCGGCATGGTGCGCGCGAAGAGCGTGCTGAACATGCTCATGATGAGCCTCGGCAGCATTGCCGTCGTCGGCGTGCTGTGGGTGCTCATCGGTTACTCCACGGTCTTCGGCACCGATGTCGGCGGCGGCCTTCTCGGCAAGCCGTTCGAGTTCTTCGGGTTGGAGGGGCTGCTCGGCGCCGACTCGTTGTTCGGCACGATTCCCACCACCGCGTTCGTGGCCTTCCAGGCGATGTTCGCCATCATCACCGTCGCGCTGATCTCCGGGGCCGTCGCCGACCGCACCCGGTTCGGGCCGTGGCTGCTGTTCGCCGCCGTGTGGTCGATCGTCGTGTACTTCCCGGTGGCGCACTGGGTCTTCGACTTCGACGGCAAGGACGCGGCGGGCAACGTCGTCGACCCGGGCGGCTGGATCGCCAACACCCTCGGCGCGCTCGACTTCGCGGGCGGCACCGCGGTGCACATCAACGCCGGAGCCGCCGCGCTCGCGCTCGCACTGGTGCTCGGCAAGCGCAAGGGCTGGCCGAAGGAGCCGATGAAGCCGCACAACCTGCCCCTGGTGGTTCTCGGCGCCGGGCTGCTGTGGTTCGGCTGGTTCGGGTTCAACGCCGGTTCGGCCGTCGCCGCCAACGGCACCGCCGGTGTCGCCTTCATCAACACCCTGGTCGCCACCGCCGCCGCCACGCTGGGCTGGCTGGTGGTCGAGCGCATCCGCGACGGCCACGCCACCACGCTCGGCGCCGCCTCCGGCATCGTCGCGGGCCTGGTCGCGATCACCCCGGCCGCGAACTCCGTGACGCCGCTGGGCTCCATCGCGGTCGGGTTCATCGCCGCCGTGCTGTGCGCCCTGGCCGTGCCGCTGAAGTACAAGCTGGGCTACGACGACTCGCTCGACGTGGTCGGCGTGCACCTCGTCGGCGGTCTCGCGGGCACCCTGCTGATCGGCCTGTTCGCCTCGAAGTCCGCCCCGGCCGGGATCGACGGGCTGTTCTACGGCGGCGGCTTCGACCAGCTCGGCAAGCAGGCGCTCGGCGCGGGCGCGGTGCTGGCCTACTCCTTCGTGCTCAGCCTGCTGATCGGCCTGGCGATCAAGTACACCGTCGGGTTCCGCGTCAGCGCGGAGGCCGAGGTCACCGGGATCGATGAGTCCGAGCACGCGGAGAGCGCCTATGAGCTGGTCTCCTTCGGTGGCCGCGGTTCCGGCCGGGCCGCCAGCGTGACCACCCAGTCCTCCCCGGCCCTTGAGGAGAGCAAGCCATGA
- a CDS encoding PadR family transcriptional regulator, with protein sequence MSATRLLVLGVVRAYGRAHGYLVRNELVSWGAEEWANIKWGSLYHALRQLDKDGLLDHVDIPEWPGRVDYFLTDKGEQAFHEMLREALRTPEHRPDLLVAGVALLPALTREEAISLLLLRIEALEQEREEKARFTARAGGGEAPEHFRELTGLWVHAADRGVEWTRDLVERLRAGAYVMAGEPGHVFGGAKVWENPTPA encoded by the coding sequence ATGTCCGCGACACGACTGCTCGTCCTCGGCGTCGTCCGCGCGTACGGGCGGGCGCACGGGTACCTGGTGCGCAACGAGCTGGTCTCGTGGGGCGCCGAGGAGTGGGCCAACATCAAGTGGGGTTCGCTCTACCACGCTCTGCGCCAGCTCGACAAAGACGGACTGCTCGACCACGTGGACATCCCGGAGTGGCCGGGGCGGGTCGACTACTTCCTCACCGACAAGGGTGAGCAGGCGTTCCACGAGATGCTGCGCGAGGCGCTGCGGACCCCGGAACACCGGCCCGACCTGCTCGTGGCCGGGGTGGCGTTGCTGCCCGCGCTGACCCGTGAGGAGGCGATCTCCTTGCTGCTGCTGCGGATCGAGGCACTGGAGCAGGAGCGCGAGGAGAAGGCCCGCTTCACCGCGCGTGCGGGTGGCGGGGAGGCCCCGGAGCACTTCCGCGAGCTGACCGGGCTCTGGGTGCACGCCGCCGATCGAGGGGTGGAGTGGACCCGCGATCTGGTCGAGCGCCTGCGGGCGGGCGCCTACGTGATGGCCGGGGAGCCCGGTCACGTGTTCGGGGGAGCGAAGGTCTGGGAGAACCCGACGCCGGCCTGA
- a CDS encoding SDR family oxidoreductase has product MTVLVAGATGTVGGIVVRRLAAAGVPVRGLTRNPDAVLPSGVEKAVGDLSDASSLAAVFAGVSAVQLFMNWEDQGAVVDLAVRSGVRRIVLLSSDGTPDEALERRVRDSGLEWTILRPGEFAANKIDIWGPAIRAGGPVREAYPDVVGVPVHEADIADVAVAALTGDGHHGRTHLIRGPEALTHREQIRLIGEAVGREIEIEEVGHDQARQDLIATGFPEEVADHILHYFVEWVDAPPVPVSLEPITGRPGRTFAEWARDHAADF; this is encoded by the coding sequence ATGACCGTTCTGGTGGCCGGGGCGACCGGCACTGTCGGCGGCATCGTGGTGCGGCGTCTCGCCGCGGCGGGCGTTCCGGTGCGGGGTCTGACCCGCAACCCGGACGCGGTCCTCCCGTCCGGGGTGGAGAAGGCCGTCGGGGACCTGTCCGACGCGAGCAGTCTGGCGGCGGTCTTCGCCGGGGTCTCCGCGGTGCAGCTGTTCATGAACTGGGAGGACCAGGGGGCGGTGGTGGACCTGGCGGTCCGCTCGGGGGTGCGGCGGATCGTGCTGCTCTCCTCCGACGGCACCCCCGACGAGGCGCTGGAGCGGCGGGTCCGCGACTCCGGGCTGGAGTGGACGATCCTGCGCCCCGGCGAGTTCGCCGCCAACAAGATCGACATCTGGGGTCCGGCGATCCGCGCGGGCGGGCCGGTGCGCGAGGCGTACCCGGACGTCGTGGGCGTGCCCGTGCACGAGGCGGACATCGCCGACGTGGCGGTGGCGGCCCTCACCGGCGACGGGCACCACGGCCGCACCCACCTCATCCGGGGGCCGGAGGCGCTGACCCATCGCGAGCAGATCCGGCTCATCGGCGAGGCCGTCGGCCGTGAGATCGAGATCGAGGAGGTCGGGCACGACCAGGCGCGCCAGGACCTGATCGCCACCGGGTTCCCGGAGGAGGTGGCCGACCACATCCTCCACTACTTCGTCGAGTGGGTGGACGCCCCGCCGGTCCCCGTCTCACTCGAACCGATCACCGGCAGGCCCGGCCGCACCTTCGCCGAGTGGGCCCGCGACCACGCCGCCGATTTCTGA
- a CDS encoding sodium:solute symporter, translating into MHALDLIIVAAFLIGMPLLGVLFGGRQRSSKDYFVSDKPMSWWVVCLSVVSAETSALTVISVPTVAYLGTFTFLQLALGYLLGRIVVAFVLLPKYMSGNLVTAYAYLGKRFGSKLQSTASVTFLFTRLLADGLRLFATAIPIKVLLAAYDINAPYWAICLVTGVGMLVFSYIGGVRAVVWVDAVQLGVYIVGGFAVIAVLAGKLPDGWLGQAFEAGKFQLLDFSADILTSPYAIITAILGGAVLSMASHGSDQLIVQRLMSCKDLKDSRKALIGSGVIVFFQFGLFLFIGVMIWALFKGATPASMGMAASDELFPHVIINVLPPGVSGFMLASILAAAMSSSLNALASSTVTDVLQKVSKRTFTDAEVLRQGKIWTVVWAGLLIGFASLFTSKNNPIVEQGLSITGYTYGALLGSFLLGLIFKKARQGDALVAFVVTVIGMATIILTVKFPVGAKELALAYPWYPPLGVLITLVVGGLLSLRHSTNAPEAVEAEVPAK; encoded by the coding sequence ATGCATGCTCTCGATCTGATCATCGTCGCGGCGTTCCTGATCGGTATGCCGCTGCTCGGAGTGCTCTTCGGTGGGCGGCAACGCTCCTCGAAGGACTACTTCGTCAGCGACAAACCCATGTCCTGGTGGGTGGTCTGCCTGTCGGTGGTCTCCGCCGAGACCAGCGCGCTGACCGTGATCAGCGTGCCCACGGTCGCGTACCTGGGCACGTTCACCTTCCTCCAGCTGGCGCTGGGCTACCTGCTCGGGCGCATCGTGGTGGCCTTCGTGCTGCTGCCGAAGTACATGAGCGGCAACCTGGTCACCGCCTACGCCTACCTGGGCAAGCGGTTCGGCTCGAAGCTGCAGAGCACGGCGTCGGTGACGTTCCTGTTCACCCGCCTGCTCGCCGACGGCCTGCGGCTGTTCGCCACCGCGATCCCGATCAAGGTGCTGCTCGCCGCCTACGACATCAACGCCCCGTACTGGGCGATCTGCCTCGTCACCGGCGTCGGCATGCTGGTGTTCAGCTACATCGGCGGCGTGCGCGCGGTGGTCTGGGTGGACGCGGTGCAGCTCGGCGTCTACATCGTCGGCGGCTTCGCGGTGATCGCCGTGCTCGCGGGCAAGCTCCCCGACGGCTGGCTCGGCCAGGCGTTCGAGGCGGGCAAGTTCCAGCTGCTCGACTTCTCCGCCGACATCCTGACCAGCCCGTACGCGATCATCACCGCCATTCTCGGCGGCGCCGTGCTGTCCATGGCCTCGCACGGTTCCGACCAGCTGATCGTGCAGCGGCTGATGTCCTGCAAGGACCTCAAGGACAGCCGCAAGGCGCTGATCGGCTCCGGCGTGATCGTGTTCTTCCAGTTCGGCCTGTTCCTGTTCATCGGCGTGATGATCTGGGCGCTGTTCAAGGGTGCCACCCCGGCGTCGATGGGCATGGCCGCCAGCGACGAGCTGTTCCCGCACGTGATCATCAACGTGCTCCCGCCGGGCGTCTCCGGCTTCATGCTGGCCAGCATCCTGGCCGCGGCGATGAGCTCCTCGCTCAACGCGCTGGCCTCCTCCACCGTCACCGACGTGCTGCAGAAGGTCTCCAAGCGCACCTTCACCGACGCGGAGGTCCTGCGCCAGGGCAAGATCTGGACGGTGGTCTGGGCCGGCCTGCTGATCGGCTTCGCCTCGCTGTTCACCAGCAAGAACAACCCGATCGTCGAACAGGGCCTGTCGATCACCGGCTACACCTACGGTGCGCTGCTCGGCTCGTTCCTGCTGGGCCTGATCTTCAAGAAGGCGCGGCAGGGCGACGCGCTGGTGGCCTTCGTGGTGACCGTGATCGGTATGGCCACGATCATCCTCACGGTGAAGTTCCCGGTCGGTGCCAAGGAGCTGGCGCTGGCCTACCCGTGGTACCCGCCGCTGGGCGTGCTGATCACCCTCGTTGTCGGCGGGCTGTTGTCGCTGCGGCACAGCACGAACGCGCCGGAGGCGGTCGAGGCCGAGGTCCCCGCCAAGTAG